A window from Pseudobutyrivibrio ruminis HUN009 encodes these proteins:
- a CDS encoding AAA family ATPase — protein MPVFDFAQEEKDNSEAVKTYTTFQSDEPQASPQKPIIIIEDKDGKLSHHVNGVFTNPIARSSFEAELADGVISKDILRVDSRFVSLIGWLGENHIPVRLSGANTEEGYAVYKIRETSTGNGKLSSEDGFLQFMMERLFASNPPSEEELDEEDAEDGDDMKLTSIQSITDFITCAGRTFPDNIRLWARRNLAVAKSAEVTIEERRHAQRALSIMTSIQWKSDYFEAIDPVEARRILDEELYGLESVKQRIMETVIQVNRTHTLPSYGLLLCGPAGVGKSQIAYAVARILKLPWTTLDMSSINDPEQLTGSSRIYSNAKPGIIMEAFANSGTSNLVFIINELDKANSGKGNGNPADVLLTLLDNLGFTDNYMECMIPTMGVYPIATANVKADISAPLMSRFAVIDIPDYTVEEKKEIFRRFSLPKVLKRIGMSSEECQVTEDGLDAVMEKFVISTGIRNVEQAAEHLAANALYQIEVDGVKSVVFNREMVEKLC, from the coding sequence ATGCCAGTATTTGATTTTGCACAGGAAGAAAAAGACAACAGCGAGGCAGTGAAGACATATACTACTTTTCAATCTGATGAGCCTCAGGCCAGTCCTCAAAAGCCTATTATTATAATAGAAGATAAGGACGGCAAGTTGAGCCATCATGTAAATGGTGTGTTTACAAATCCTATTGCTAGAAGCAGCTTTGAAGCTGAGCTTGCAGATGGTGTTATATCAAAGGATATATTGCGAGTGGATTCTCGTTTTGTCAGCTTGATTGGATGGCTTGGAGAGAATCACATTCCAGTTAGACTTTCTGGTGCAAACACTGAGGAAGGCTATGCTGTCTATAAAATTCGTGAGACATCAACAGGAAACGGAAAACTATCTTCGGAGGATGGCTTCCTACAGTTTATGATGGAACGTCTTTTTGCTTCCAATCCACCATCGGAGGAAGAGCTTGACGAGGAGGATGCAGAAGACGGAGATGATATGAAGCTTACAAGCATTCAATCTATCACCGATTTTATCACCTGCGCTGGCAGAACATTTCCGGATAATATTCGCCTTTGGGCTAGAAGAAATCTGGCTGTTGCCAAGTCTGCTGAGGTTACAATAGAAGAAAGACGCCACGCTCAAAGAGCACTTTCGATAATGACTAGCATTCAATGGAAGAGTGATTATTTTGAGGCTATTGATCCGGTTGAGGCAAGACGAATTCTAGATGAGGAATTATACGGTCTTGAATCAGTGAAGCAGCGAATCATGGAGACTGTAATTCAAGTCAATCGTACCCATACTTTGCCAAGCTATGGCTTGCTTTTGTGTGGGCCAGCTGGAGTTGGTAAATCTCAAATCGCATATGCGGTAGCACGTATTCTAAAATTGCCATGGACAACACTTGATATGAGCTCTATCAATGATCCTGAGCAGCTTACTGGTAGCTCTCGTATCTATTCAAATGCTAAGCCTGGTATTATTATGGAAGCCTTTGCAAATTCGGGCACAAGCAACTTGGTGTTTATCATCAATGAGTTGGACAAAGCAAATTCCGGCAAAGGGAACGGCAATCCAGCGGATGTGCTTTTGACCCTTCTTGATAACCTTGGTTTCACAGATAATTATATGGAATGCATGATTCCAACTATGGGTGTTTACCCTATTGCCACAGCAAATGTAAAGGCTGATATTTCAGCACCTCTCATGTCCAGATTTGCAGTTATCGATATTCCTGATTATACAGTGGAGGAGAAGAAAGAAATCTTCCGCAGATTTTCATTACCAAAGGTTTTAAAGCGAATTGGTATGAGCTCGGAAGAGTGTCAGGTAACAGAAGATGGACTTGATGCTGTGATGGAAAAGTTTGTAATTTCGACAGGAATCAGAAACGTAGAACAGGCCGCAGAGCACCTTGCAGCAAATGCTTTATATCAGATAGAAGTGGATGGTGTAAAATCGGTGGTATTTAATAGAGAAATGGTTGAAAAACTTTGTTAA
- a CDS encoding YitT family protein produces MKQILKTALIVILGNFTYAIAVAFFIEPAGLITGGGTGIALFFHHILGWKVPHVVFVINTCLFLIGWKVMGRRFAANSLLSTFCFPIELHIAEMLAVHYAPTDDIFLCTVFGGIIIGASLGVVIRTGASTGGMDIPPIVLNKLFGTPISGAMWVFDICILVLQALFTEKTLVLYGIILVIIYTNTLDRMLILGKARTQIKVVSKKSDEIRRAILQDIDRGVTVMYGRTGYLGKDTEITLSIVTARELAKTEQLVHEIDPEAFIIVSRVSEVKGRGFTEQKKYL; encoded by the coding sequence ATGAAGCAGATATTAAAGACAGCATTGATTGTAATACTTGGAAACTTTACTTACGCCATAGCAGTAGCATTTTTTATTGAGCCAGCAGGATTGATTACTGGCGGCGGTACTGGTATAGCGTTGTTCTTTCACCACATACTTGGTTGGAAGGTCCCTCATGTGGTATTTGTAATAAACACATGTCTATTTCTTATCGGATGGAAGGTTATGGGCCGCAGGTTTGCAGCCAACTCATTACTTTCTACATTCTGTTTTCCTATAGAACTTCACATAGCAGAAATGCTTGCAGTCCATTACGCCCCTACAGACGATATATTCCTCTGCACAGTATTTGGAGGAATCATAATTGGAGCCAGTCTTGGTGTTGTTATTCGTACAGGCGCATCTACTGGAGGAATGGATATTCCACCTATTGTTTTAAATAAGCTTTTTGGTACGCCTATTTCGGGAGCAATGTGGGTATTTGATATTTGCATTTTGGTATTGCAGGCTTTATTCACAGAAAAGACCCTTGTACTCTATGGAATAATTCTCGTAATTATATATACAAACACTCTTGATAGAATGCTTATTCTTGGAAAGGCAAGAACACAGATTAAGGTTGTCAGCAAGAAGAGCGATGAAATACGTAGAGCAATTCTTCAGGATATCGACCGTGGTGTTACTGTTATGTATGGTCGCACCGGTTACCTTGGTAAAGATACTGAAATCACCCTTTCAATCGTAACAGCAAGAGAGCTTGCAAAGACAGAACAGCTTGTTCATGAAATTGATCCAGAAGCATTTATTATTGTAAGTCGTGTTTCAGAAGTTAAGGGAAGAGGCTTTACAGAGCAAAAGAAATATTTATAA
- the mgtE gene encoding magnesium transporter encodes METKDLLEDIKLQEIVDLLRSNISAEELMEALDDYHENDIAEAYEALESEDRRRLFDILGAERLSEIFPYIEDVGEYLAEITPEQAADVLENMDADDAVDALEDIEDEEEREKLIALMDKDASADVRLINSYDEDEIGSMMTTNFIVIAKNFTVKQAMRSLISQSKDNDNINTIYVEDEDKKYYGAIELRDLILARDYTPLDDIISHSYPSVKADAMIADTIEDLKDYAEDSIPVLNPNDEIIGVITSQDIIEAVDDEMGEDYAKLAGLTAEEDLNESLPESIKKRIPWLLLLLGLGLVTSSVIGIFDKVVASVAIVVVFQSLILDMAGNVGTQSLAVTIRVLMDEEISGLEKAKFVLKEMRVGGTNGFILGLLALVFVALYLHAFKGYVWIAAFKVSGIVGFSLFIAMIVSSFIGTIIPIFFHKIKVDPAVASGPLITTVNDLVAVVTYYGLAGLLLVGHI; translated from the coding sequence ATGGAAACAAAGGATTTATTAGAGGACATCAAGTTACAAGAAATCGTCGACCTGCTACGTTCTAATATCAGCGCGGAGGAGCTTATGGAGGCGCTGGATGATTATCATGAAAATGATATCGCTGAAGCGTACGAAGCACTTGAGTCAGAGGACCGTAGAAGGCTGTTCGATATCTTGGGAGCTGAGCGTCTATCAGAGATTTTCCCTTATATTGAAGATGTAGGTGAATATTTAGCAGAGATTACACCAGAGCAGGCTGCTGACGTCCTGGAAAACATGGATGCCGATGATGCGGTTGATGCTTTGGAGGATATCGAAGATGAGGAAGAGAGAGAAAAGCTCATTGCCCTCATGGATAAGGATGCATCTGCTGATGTACGATTGATTAATTCTTACGACGAGGATGAAATCGGTAGCATGATGACTACCAACTTCATTGTCATTGCTAAGAATTTCACTGTAAAGCAGGCAATGCGTTCATTGATTTCGCAATCAAAGGACAACGACAATATCAACACTATTTATGTTGAGGACGAAGACAAGAAATACTACGGTGCTATCGAGCTTCGTGATCTTATTTTAGCTCGCGATTACACCCCATTGGACGATATCATCAGTCATAGCTATCCAAGCGTAAAGGCTGACGCAATGATTGCTGATACAATCGAAGATTTAAAGGATTACGCTGAGGATTCTATCCCAGTTCTTAATCCAAATGATGAAATCATTGGTGTTATCACATCTCAGGATATCATCGAGGCCGTAGATGATGAGATGGGTGAAGACTACGCTAAGTTAGCTGGTTTGACTGCAGAGGAAGATTTAAACGAGAGCTTGCCAGAGAGTATTAAAAAACGTATTCCATGGCTTTTGCTTTTACTTGGTCTTGGTCTTGTAACAAGCTCAGTTATTGGTATTTTTGATAAAGTTGTTGCATCGGTAGCTATCGTTGTTGTGTTCCAGTCATTGATTCTTGATATGGCAGGAAATGTTGGAACTCAGTCACTGGCTGTTACAATTCGTGTGCTTATGGACGAAGAAATCTCTGGTCTTGAAAAGGCTAAATTCGTTCTCAAGGAAATGCGAGTTGGTGGAACGAATGGTTTTATTTTAGGCTTGTTGGCACTTGTATTTGTAGCTCTTTATCTGCATGCTTTTAAGGGATATGTTTGGATAGCTGCATTTAAAGTATCGGGAATCGTTGGATTTTCGCTTTTTATTGCTATGATAGTATCAAGCTTTATTGGAACTATCATTCCAATTTTCTTCCACAAAATTAAGGTGGATCCAGCAGTTGCTTCAGGTCCACTTATCACAACAGTAAACGATTTGGTTGCTGTTGTTACATATTATGGTTTAGCTGGATTATTATTGGTTGGACATATTTAA
- the cysS gene encoding cysteine--tRNA ligase has product MAGKFTFYNTLARQVEEFKPNEEGKVSMYTCGPTVYHFAHIGNIRTYIMQDALIKSLEYAGYDVRRVMNITDVGHLSSDADTGEDKMVAGAKREHKTVMEIAKFYTDAFFKDFDAVGNKRPDVVEPATNCIPEFIHMVEVLLEKGYAYVAGGNVYFDTSKLQDYYVFSSSVEKEALEVGVRDDVEEDVNKKNKTDFVLWFTKSKFEDQALKWESPWGVGYPGWHIECSCISMKHLGEYIDIHCGGVDNIFPHHTNEIAQSEAYLGHKWCNYWFHSNHLNDQSGKMSKSKGAILTVSVLQEKGYDPLVYRLFCLQSHYRKPLVFSWENLDNTVQAYNKLVKRVSELKNDGAVDEAVKAEYEAKFLEAVSNDLNTSMAITVLYDALKADTNDVTKLALVESFDRVLSLDLIGHAKALADGASSVDAELEAFINDAIARRAEAKKAKDFATADAIRAELLEKGVEIKDTREGVVWQLI; this is encoded by the coding sequence ATGGCAGGAAAATTTACATTTTATAATACTTTAGCTAGACAGGTTGAGGAGTTTAAACCAAACGAAGAGGGCAAGGTTAGCATGTACACATGCGGCCCTACAGTGTATCATTTTGCACATATCGGAAATATCCGTACATACATCATGCAGGATGCTCTTATTAAGTCATTAGAGTACGCAGGATACGATGTTCGCCGTGTTATGAACATCACTGATGTTGGACATCTTTCATCTGATGCAGATACAGGTGAGGATAAGATGGTAGCTGGCGCAAAGCGTGAGCACAAGACAGTTATGGAGATTGCAAAGTTCTACACAGATGCTTTCTTCAAAGATTTCGATGCAGTTGGAAACAAGCGCCCAGATGTTGTTGAGCCTGCTACAAACTGCATTCCAGAGTTCATCCACATGGTAGAGGTCCTTCTTGAAAAGGGCTATGCATATGTAGCTGGTGGAAATGTTTACTTTGACACTAGCAAGCTTCAGGACTATTACGTATTTTCTTCATCAGTTGAAAAGGAAGCCCTTGAGGTTGGTGTTCGTGACGACGTAGAAGAGGATGTTAATAAGAAAAACAAGACTGATTTCGTTCTTTGGTTTACAAAATCAAAGTTTGAGGATCAGGCCCTTAAGTGGGAAAGCCCATGGGGTGTTGGTTACCCAGGATGGCACATTGAGTGCTCATGCATCTCAATGAAGCACCTTGGAGAATACATCGATATCCATTGCGGTGGTGTTGACAACATCTTCCCACATCATACAAACGAAATTGCTCAATCAGAGGCATATCTCGGACATAAGTGGTGCAATTACTGGTTCCACAGCAATCACCTTAACGACCAGTCAGGAAAGATGTCAAAGTCAAAGGGAGCAATCCTTACAGTTTCTGTTCTTCAGGAAAAGGGATATGACCCACTTGTATACAGATTATTCTGCTTACAGTCACACTATCGTAAGCCACTTGTTTTCTCTTGGGAAAATCTGGACAACACAGTACAGGCATACAACAAGCTTGTAAAGCGTGTTTCAGAACTCAAGAATGATGGAGCAGTTGATGAGGCTGTTAAGGCTGAATACGAGGCAAAGTTCCTTGAGGCAGTATCAAACGACTTAAATACATCAATGGCTATTACAGTCCTTTATGATGCTCTTAAGGCAGATACAAACGATGTAACAAAGCTTGCTCTTGTAGAAAGCTTTGATAGAGTTTTATCACTTGATTTGATTGGACATGCAAAGGCTTTAGCAGATGGAGCTTCATCTGTTGATGCTGAGCTTGAAGCATTCATCAATGACGCAATTGCTCGTCGTGCAGAAGCTAAAAAGGCAAAGGATTTTGCTACAGCAGATGCAATCAGAGCAGAGCTTTTAGAAAAAGGTGTAGAGATTAAAGATACTCGTGAGGGAGTAGTATGGCAGTTGATTTAA
- a CDS encoding PhoH family protein, protein MKKNYVLDTNILIHCPTALFGFDDNNVLITTTTLQELDSKKTAFAEVGYGARESIRNIESVEGDYAKGVTMPNGGTFIIAKESEFEKLIPAEFSLDRPDNRIINCVLGIAKQSELETILVTNDISMRINATMCGCVVQGYHNEMILDNENYTGRTDITPEDIESPFNKGFIENEFGICKDGSNSALYTFKTDGWHLLKDRDFYTPYCQPRNVGQRFALYALLASPDVLPLVILKGSAGTAKTFLSLAAGLQGYYHNGYDRIMITRSNTLSDNDLGFLPGDLEEKMTPLIAPFMDNLQVLLKGQNEEKEQIKIQIEDMFETGILEICSLAYMRGRSLVNSYIIVDEAQNCTIGQILEIITRAGKGSKVVLLGDPDQIDSPKLDRKNNGLTFAAERMKGSTLCAQITFEESETVRSPLAAEGAKRLVVK, encoded by the coding sequence ATGAAGAAAAACTACGTACTAGACACAAACATCTTGATTCACTGCCCTACAGCACTATTTGGTTTTGATGACAACAATGTCCTCATCACCACAACAACGTTGCAAGAGCTTGATTCAAAGAAGACTGCTTTTGCGGAAGTGGGCTATGGCGCCAGAGAGAGTATTCGAAACATCGAATCTGTTGAAGGTGATTATGCTAAGGGGGTTACGATGCCAAATGGCGGTACTTTTATCATCGCCAAAGAATCTGAATTTGAAAAGCTGATTCCAGCTGAGTTTTCTCTTGATAGGCCTGACAATAGAATAATCAACTGTGTACTGGGAATTGCAAAGCAATCTGAGCTTGAAACTATTCTGGTTACAAATGATATATCCATGAGAATTAATGCTACAATGTGTGGCTGCGTTGTACAGGGCTATCACAACGAAATGATTCTTGATAATGAGAATTACACAGGTAGAACGGATATCACTCCGGAAGATATAGAAAGTCCTTTTAATAAGGGATTTATCGAGAATGAATTTGGTATTTGTAAGGATGGAAGCAATTCTGCTCTTTATACATTTAAGACTGATGGATGGCATCTATTAAAGGATAGAGATTTTTACACACCTTATTGCCAGCCAAGAAATGTGGGCCAGAGATTTGCATTGTATGCGCTATTAGCAAGCCCAGATGTACTGCCACTTGTTATATTAAAGGGTAGTGCAGGTACCGCTAAGACATTCCTTTCACTGGCGGCAGGACTTCAGGGTTATTATCACAACGGCTATGATCGAATTATGATTACCAGAAGTAACACCCTTTCTGATAATGACTTAGGTTTCCTTCCTGGTGATTTGGAAGAAAAAATGACTCCTTTAATTGCTCCATTTATGGATAACCTGCAGGTTCTTTTGAAGGGACAAAACGAGGAGAAAGAGCAGATTAAGATTCAAATTGAGGATATGTTTGAAACAGGTATCCTGGAGATTTGTTCACTTGCATATATGAGAGGTCGTTCGCTTGTTAATTCATATATTATTGTGGACGAAGCTCAAAACTGTACAATTGGCCAGATTTTGGAAATCATCACAAGAGCTGGTAAGGGCTCAAAGGTAGTTCTTCTTGGTGACCCTGATCAGATTGATTCTCCAAAGCTGGATAGAAAAAACAATGGTCTTACATTTGCGGCAGAAAGAATGAAGGGCTCAACATTATGTGCTCAAATCACTTTCGAAGAAAGTGAAACTGTTCGTAGTCCACTTGCTGCAGAAGGCGCAAAGAGGCTGGTAGTTAAATAG
- a CDS encoding ribokinase — protein sequence MKVLNFGSLNLDYTYQVPHIVREGETISSNDVQMHLGGKGFNQSVALARAGVPVYHAGLVGEEGLDFYDACEECGIKTDYIKTVTGRCGHTIIQVDKDGQNSIVLFGGANQKNTKEYVDEVLKNFETGDILLLQNEVNELPYIIDQAFAKGMTIVLNPSPMNEIIDECDLGKVSIFVLNETEGQQLTGQTTPTTIVAAMEASFANAKIVLTLGKGGSIFHHGDEELYQAAFDVDTVDTTAAGDTFTGYLIAGILKKQPMRDVLVNASKAAALAVQKQGAAQSIPFMSEVELFNM from the coding sequence ATGAAGGTATTAAATTTCGGCTCACTTAATTTGGATTATACCTATCAGGTTCCACACATTGTCAGGGAAGGCGAGACAATCTCTTCTAACGATGTGCAGATGCATTTAGGAGGAAAGGGATTCAATCAATCTGTGGCATTGGCTAGGGCAGGAGTGCCTGTCTATCATGCAGGATTGGTAGGAGAGGAAGGTCTGGATTTTTATGATGCTTGTGAAGAATGCGGCATCAAAACGGACTATATCAAAACTGTCACCGGCAGATGTGGTCACACCATTATCCAAGTGGATAAAGATGGGCAAAACAGCATAGTTCTCTTTGGTGGTGCTAATCAAAAGAACACAAAAGAATATGTGGATGAGGTTCTTAAGAATTTTGAAACAGGCGACATACTTCTTCTTCAGAATGAAGTAAATGAGCTTCCATATATAATTGATCAGGCCTTTGCAAAGGGAATGACAATTGTTTTGAATCCATCGCCTATGAATGAAATTATAGACGAATGTGATTTGGGCAAGGTTTCCATATTTGTTTTGAATGAAACAGAGGGGCAGCAGCTGACAGGTCAGACTACACCTACCACAATAGTTGCGGCTATGGAAGCAAGCTTTGCAAATGCCAAAATCGTCCTAACTCTTGGAAAGGGCGGTTCTATATTCCATCATGGAGATGAAGAGTTATATCAAGCAGCCTTTGATGTGGATACAGTGGATACTACAGCGGCAGGGGATACATTTACAGGATATTTAATTGCTGGAATTCTTAAAAAACAACCTATGAGGGATGTACTTGTGAACGCTTCTAAAGCAGCTGCCCTTGCAGTTCAAAAGCAGGGTGCGGCTCAATCAATTCCATTTATGTCTGAGGTAGAATTATTTAATATGTAA
- a CDS encoding DUF4349 domain-containing protein has protein sequence MRRRVLTLLVVGLMLFATACGNASEGSTAEFATATESKSSGYDSFGLSESASADSIGSGDYADYEEQDYESDYSNDGGSEVDLSEYDTSRKLIYTSYINLESKKFDEDVDAIKELVSANGGYFESTSSYGNEEYGSRSASFTARIPSDKYEAFMNSVGEVGSLASKSESVDDITSSYVDVQARLKSLNTKLERLQELEEQADNLEDLLAIEDRINDVQYQIESYTAQKKAYDDQIDYSTVSIDITEVSTYSEVKADTAWNRFVEAFGSSFAGFVAFIQAFVIAIIYLLPYLILIAIILCIIFFVRKKKGKGFSFKKKDKKTDQS, from the coding sequence ATGAGAAGAAGAGTATTAACGCTATTAGTTGTAGGTTTGATGCTATTTGCTACTGCCTGTGGCAACGCCTCGGAAGGCAGCACAGCTGAGTTTGCAACAGCCACTGAATCAAAGTCGTCTGGATATGATAGCTTTGGATTATCTGAATCTGCATCAGCGGACAGCATTGGAAGTGGGGACTACGCTGACTATGAAGAACAGGATTATGAGTCCGACTACAGCAATGATGGCGGCAGTGAAGTAGATTTAAGCGAATATGATACCAGTCGCAAGCTGATATATACATCCTACATCAATTTAGAGTCAAAAAAGTTTGACGAAGATGTGGATGCTATTAAGGAGCTTGTGAGCGCTAATGGTGGTTATTTCGAAAGTACTTCATCATACGGTAATGAGGAGTATGGAAGTCGCAGTGCTAGTTTTACAGCCCGTATTCCATCGGACAAATACGAAGCTTTTATGAACAGTGTAGGAGAAGTAGGGTCACTTGCATCTAAAAGCGAAAGCGTGGATGATATCACATCAAGCTATGTGGATGTGCAGGCTCGACTAAAAAGCTTAAATACAAAGCTGGAGCGTTTGCAGGAGCTTGAAGAGCAGGCTGATAACCTTGAGGATTTGCTGGCTATAGAAGACCGTATCAATGATGTTCAGTATCAGATTGAAAGTTACACAGCTCAAAAGAAAGCTTATGATGACCAGATAGATTACAGTACAGTTTCTATTGATATTACGGAAGTATCTACATATAGCGAAGTGAAGGCAGATACAGCATGGAATCGTTTTGTTGAGGCTTTTGGCAGCTCATTCGCAGGATTTGTAGCTTTTATTCAGGCTTTTGTGATAGCTATTATCTATCTATTGCCTTATCTCATTCTTATTGCAATTATTTTATGTATTATATTCTTTGTTAGAAAAAAGAAGGGAAAGGGTTTTTCTTTCAAGAAAAAGGATAAGAAGACAGACCAGAGCTAA
- a CDS encoding Mini-ribonuclease 3: MAVDLNSYFNEQFGIEQKDIRTYSPLTLAYIGDAVFDIVIRSILVNKGNTPVNKLHQRASQVVKAQTQAAMVMALMDQLTDAESDWYRRGRNSKPHTKAKNASTMDYLEATGFEAVLGYLYLTGDMDRICELVARGVEAVELDIL, translated from the coding sequence ATGGCAGTTGATTTAAACAGCTATTTTAATGAACAATTTGGCATAGAACAAAAGGATATTCGTACATATTCACCGCTTACCCTTGCGTATATTGGTGATGCAGTGTTTGATATCGTCATCCGTTCTATCCTTGTAAATAAGGGCAATACCCCTGTTAATAAGCTTCACCAGAGGGCAAGTCAGGTAGTCAAGGCTCAGACCCAAGCAGCCATGGTTATGGCCCTTATGGACCAGCTTACAGATGCAGAGTCTGATTGGTACCGCCGTGGTCGCAATTCCAAGCCTCACACAAAGGCAAAGAATGCATCCACAATGGATTACCTGGAGGCTACAGGTTTTGAGGCGGTGCTTGGATACCTTTATCTCACGGGAGACATGGACCGTATATGTGAGCTTGTGGCACGCGGTGTGGAAGCCGTGGAATTGGACATTCTATAA
- a CDS encoding DUF3298 and DUF4163 domain-containing protein translates to MKKRIAMLAICAVTVTSMLACAKDTDSQDTDTIEVTEQTQEEENTEKEYSSASAPEIAYTSVEAEGYDYFEGQVQCLEITDDSHPELKSAIDDYFSGVVDNFNVGIEDWNEEAKQQNEEMGDEGYEMKYSDNITIDLKRLDNKVLSFVLNDYVYLGGAHGGGSFTGVSFDVGTGEQITLDDLGDADSIRETSKEYILNTIATSSDEAKANLFDDDVINYKEVIEELFSNGNQPEFYLDTLGITFIFQQYDIAPYAAGMISFTVPYSEYDEIADRYTPLEDMPYAIKLSETGFNSSVDLNGDGELENISVVNTWDEEADTNYYILRVGDDGLKEETGNGSWITGYFIHNEEGNFVLIANDGISVDLYEVSNGIEAKGHMDTTLYVKEVTESGFTLGELSYDDSNVASWSNEEQHGFVFE, encoded by the coding sequence ATGAAAAAGAGAATAGCTATGCTTGCAATCTGTGCGGTTACAGTCACATCTATGTTGGCTTGTGCAAAAGATACAGATTCACAGGATACAGATACAATAGAGGTTACAGAACAGACACAGGAGGAAGAGAATACAGAAAAAGAGTATTCCAGTGCTTCAGCACCAGAAATCGCATATACATCTGTCGAGGCTGAGGGCTATGATTATTTCGAAGGCCAGGTACAGTGTCTTGAGATTACAGATGACAGTCATCCAGAGCTAAAGTCAGCAATTGATGATTATTTTTCTGGTGTGGTTGATAACTTTAATGTAGGCATTGAAGACTGGAACGAAGAAGCTAAACAGCAGAATGAAGAAATGGGTGACGAAGGATACGAAATGAAGTATTCTGATAATATAACAATAGATTTAAAGCGACTTGATAATAAGGTTCTTAGCTTTGTACTTAACGATTACGTATACCTTGGCGGAGCACATGGCGGCGGCTCCTTCACTGGGGTTAGCTTTGATGTAGGAACAGGCGAGCAAATTACATTAGATGATTTGGGAGATGCTGATTCTATCAGAGAAACATCAAAGGAATATATATTAAATACAATAGCTACATCGTCAGATGAGGCAAAAGCAAATCTTTTTGATGATGATGTAATCAACTATAAAGAAGTAATTGAGGAATTGTTCTCAAATGGAAATCAACCAGAGTTTTATTTGGATACATTAGGAATTACATTTATTTTCCAGCAGTATGATATTGCTCCATATGCAGCTGGTATGATTTCCTTTACTGTTCCTTATTCTGAGTATGATGAAATTGCCGACAGATACACTCCACTTGAGGATATGCCATATGCAATCAAGCTTTCTGAGACAGGATTTAATAGCAGTGTTGATTTGAATGGTGATGGTGAGCTTGAAAACATCAGCGTAGTTAACACTTGGGATGAAGAGGCTGATACTAATTACTATATTTTACGAGTAGGGGATGATGGATTAAAAGAGGAGACAGGCAACGGAAGCTGGATCACAGGCTATTTTATTCATAACGAAGAAGGCAACTTCGTTTTAATCGCAAACGATGGAATTAGCGTAGATTTGTATGAGGTTTCAAATGGTATAGAGGCCAAAGGACATATGGACACAACACTTTATGTAAAGGAAGTAACTGAATCAGGTTTTACACTTGGAGAGTTATCATATGATGATTCTAATGTTGCTTCATGGAGCAATGAAGAACAACATGGATTTGTTTTTGAATAA
- the ispF gene encoding 2-C-methyl-D-erythritol 2,4-cyclodiphosphate synthase: protein MRIGTGYDVHRLVEGRDLIIGGVKIEHTLGLLGHSDADVLLHAISDAVLGAAGLKDIGAHFPDTDPKYKGADSQKLLEEVRELVMDEGYVVGNVDATVIAQAPKLRPFIELMEENVARCLGIDVSQVNIKATTEEHLGFTGREEGISAQAVCLLYEFYDGSNVVMDTGRSCEGCAGCKRGE from the coding sequence ATGAGAATAGGTACAGGTTATGATGTACATAGGCTTGTGGAGGGCCGCGATTTAATCATAGGTGGTGTTAAAATCGAGCACACACTTGGGCTTTTAGGTCACTCCGATGCAGATGTACTTTTACATGCAATATCAGATGCTGTGCTTGGTGCAGCAGGGCTTAAGGATATAGGGGCACATTTTCCAGATACTGATCCTAAATATAAGGGGGCAGATTCCCAGAAGCTTTTAGAAGAGGTTCGTGAGCTTGTTATGGATGAAGGCTATGTAGTAGGAAATGTGGATGCTACAGTTATCGCTCAGGCACCAAAGCTTCGTCCTTTCATTGAGCTGATGGAAGAAAATGTAGCCAGGTGTCTTGGCATTGATGTATCTCAGGTTAATATCAAAGCTACCACAGAAGAACATTTAGGCTTTACAGGCCGAGAAGAAGGCATCAGCGCGCAGGCAGTCTGTTTACTCTACGAATTCTATGATGGAAGCAATGTAGTAATGGACACAGGACGTAGCTGCGAAGGATGCGCAGGATGCAAAAGAGGAGAATAG